gagggttttgcatgagttacctcttctctctgtgtggccgaaccggttttgttgtgaaggaaaagaagctgagctcgggtttgtgtttcaactgtgaaggcttcacttctctataaaagaggtgaacagtcatggtttgattcaaggagtaagatttgagagtgcaaggcacagagttctcagagctacctaagctagcaattctcttctccttcaatgttttctgtttagtatttttctgtttaattttgtcatgtcttgaatctcatggaaaaaggcaaacagtgatgtttgtatgaaaaagccatagagcggaaaaaggcagagagtgcaaaattaaaagaaaaagccatagatgtcttagagttcctttgtacatctgtgttgtgtttcatgattttgtgggaatccccttgtaagttgggttagcactttacaagttgtaatctggatgattatagtgaaattccatcactgttgtgatggagactggatgtaggctgcactgcacttagcagctgaaccaggatatatctgggtgttatcttctctctcttcctacttcaattctgtttttactgttcatatgaaaaataaaaaatgtctcgtgtcaagtgacgagacaaaataaaaatgtctcgtgactagggatgagctaaaaacagaaaagcttcctctaagtccagcaagtgtcagcaagcaaaaagggggctaagattcaaccccccttctcttagccactgaaaccatcaaatTGAATTGGCAAAGACGGAGATTTTGTTTCGCTTGTATAATTATAATTGAGATATGATTATTGATTGGTAAGGACATGAGTTTTGTCCCGCTTGCGTCACTAATGAGACACCTGCACCTGACAAGAATGATAGTTTTGTCCTGCTTACTCAGTGTTGCGGTGGAGATGTGCGGATGGTAATTTTGTCCTGTTCacattttttctaattgtaagaGTGGCCGGACACGCAATTTTCGGATTAACTAGCCTCCAGGAGAAGGTGACAGGATACTCTCCCTACAAGACCAGTTTATGATATGTACGAGATGTTTCTTTTGGGAATGCACGACAGAAAGACTACATCCGGGTTAGTTATCGGATATGTCGGATCTGACAGTGTAACCGACACTTGAACTCACAActagtagaacatgcatgcattATACTGTATTTGTTTGTATATTGCTTGAAATTGTTTGTTTATCTATACTTGTATAATTGAAATATATGTAATTATTTACTTGTTTGTGATTGAAATTGTTGGTTTGAAATCCTAATGAAGTGATAGTAGATTTTAAAAAAAGGGAAATttaaaaagagataaaaattgAGTAATATTTTCCATTATTggacataaaaaaataaacaatagtaaagttaaattagttaattatgAAAAAAGGATAATTTAGATAAGAAAAGAGTATTGAGGGATATGAGTTGAGAGAATAGTAGTTAAATTCTAAAAGTTTGGAAGATAAAAATTCATAAGACAAGCATTAATTAATTACTGTAagacaatttttattttatatttttttatgacaaTTTTAAAACTCTCTCCTAAGATCGTGTGGTTTGattttcattttctatattttaatattttttaggaAACAGATAAAAACTTCTTAAAAAGTTTACTGAGCATTGAAcgtgtattattttatttttaagagtcaatttgaatttaattattttttctctcaCTGTTATTTTAGAATTCATTCTTTTAAGAGTGGCGAAAAAATGTATTTTATATTGTATGTATATGAATAAGTATATAAAAGTATATAAGATATATTTAAATTCATGACAGTGAATGAATGTAATTGTTTGAGTTGTAATAATTGTTGATTATCTTGTTAtaattagaatatatatatatatatatatatatatatatatatatatatatatataaagcttTTTATTTTAAGCTTTGTTTTTAAAGAGATTGAatcttctcaatttttttttattatttgagaggataaaatatgatctctcattatatattttatatgtgagaccaagagaaaatataagaaaaaaatattaaaaaataaaaaattatattttactttttcaattaaaaaaaattgagatgaTTCATTCCCATTTATAAAGGCTCTTATAATATGTAAATAAGTAATACAGTGAATACACGTAGTACTTTTATTATTAGCAATATTATAACTTAAGCATGATATTCTGATAATAAAATAGTTATAATACCGACTTGAACCAACTTGCACACTCATAAAATATGCTAAAGAACTAACATTTTTTTATGTAAACGAAAAAAGGAGTTGATTGAAATgtgaaacaaaaataaaattttattgatcatgtaatatttttttcttcttttatatcATACATGAAATTTATCTATAAACATTATGTATTAGAATCTCGGTAGGGAGACAATGAGAAATCTTGACAATGTGTATAATGGACTAATTATTTAACTCAAtaggaataaataataaaaattcctCCACAGATTATCCTAAATTCAAAAActtttattcaattattttacatcaaatttcaaatttcaaattccccaattttaaattttaaatttttaaaaaaattcaattaattatttcaaaaaaataaccattcaaaattctaatttaccAAACCATTTCACTCCAatatcctcttctttttcaaccgGCGACCACCCCAccttcatcaataatcatccCACTTCACCTTCGCTACTTGACTTGCCACACGCCAGTGTGCCACTCACCCGTAGTAAAAATAATCATCCacataagaataaaaataatcatccgtttacctaatgaattgaacatccaacatattttaattatatataactaaactCAATCCAGTCAAAACAATAATCTgcgtaaaaattaaaataaccatccgcATACCTATTAAAATGACCATCCTAAATTGAccattaaaatagaagaaaaatgagatgaataaatagaagaagCAACTATGATCATCcaacaatttaatttttattaaaaaaaaaagaaaagtaatgtATAATTTGTCACGTGAATCTTATAATTTGATGTAactataaaatgaaaaaaaaaaaggttgaaCAGATGAGGAGAAGACGACGACGGTAGATGTGAGGGGGCCGTCCAATGATCCCGTCTTCAATTGGCTGATGAAGGAGGCAGAGCCAGGCAGATGCACACAACGTGCAGGTTACTGCGCGGAGACAGGCCAGCGAAGGAGGTTCGGTGCTGCAGTTCTGATCGGCGTTGATGAAGGCTTTAGGTCACGCGGCGCCACGGCGGTAGATGTTGAGTAGCGACCGTGCATCGGTTTGACAATGAGAGAGAatggagagggagagagagagagtgaaggAGACCAGTGTTCCTAACTATTTGAAATCTTTATTtgttttgtatttaaaattgaaaataattttataattaattaatttaattattatttaatattaatttaaaaaatattttcattgtaCACTAATTACATTAGCTCTTCATACTTTTtctattagaatttatttcAATCTTTACATCTTTTAATCTTTATCTCTCTTTTAAACGCAATAAAAGACAACAGAAAAAGACGAGATTATTACAGAATCCATAAAGAATCATGGaggcaaaaattaaaataggatTCCGAAGATTTCAGAACTTAATCGCAATGACAAGAGTTGTCGCATAAGATGGACCAATCATCTTAATCCAAGCAACAAGAAAAGTGCATTAACTTCGCAagaaattcataaaatcattaCAATCCatcaatatttatattttttcttggACACCATTCCCGATCATGATTGGTAAGTGCCTTATTATAAACATTAATctttttattatgttaaattattaaCTGAATTATGAATGTTATGTCGCAAATAGTGTGGATTTTCAGACAGTCCCAACATACAGGTTTCAATATACCATCGCCATTACTGTCACCATTTCCGATGAGTGGTAGGTATCTTATTATAAACTTAATTTTAGTATGCAAACAATTGgaggctaattttttttgttatggaaGTAAAAATGGTGATATACTTTAACATGATAATTTTTTTctgtatttaaaattttttaatttttttaacacaaatcCCTGCGACCGATTTGTGTATCTCTCAGAAATTCTTGAATCCGATTTGTGTACCTCTcagaaatcggacggtccgatttctgtacctctagaaatcggacggtccgatttgtatACCTCtaacaaatcggacggtccgatttctgCTTCTCTAATTAAACGATCCCACTTTAAGTATAACATCCCAACAATCCACATTTAAGAAAAACACCACTACCActctaatattaaaaataaaaaattcacaaCTGGTTAGTTGAACATTTAATATAAGAATCTAATTGAGTAATAGTCATATTATTGAATCTCATTGTTATTTAAACATGGCAGGTAGCTATATATAAATGGCCAGCCACCTAACCAAATGAAGAAGGTATAGAGATAGAGTAAATAATGACTTATTAGAAAGAGTGATAGAGTTATATTTAAACTGCTTTTTTATTGCCTTTGATAGCAAAGTTTTTTTAAGTGGCTGAATCTCATCTTGATTAGGATATTCCTTTGAACATTCTAACACAATTCAATGTCTACACAATAAATGCAGTAGGATTTAGCAATACTCACTCATGTTAACTTGCAATCTATTTATCATTGAATGAGATATGAAAATAAGATGTTAACCTTACTTTAAATCTTTAATAAGAAAAGTACTAAAACATGTTTGAAAGCATATACATGCATATAGCACATCTCATTCAAGTGATACAACCACAAGTGCTAGAGAATGATGCTGCTTGTGAGTGACACATTGTCATGATAATTAATGCAAAAGGGTCCATCTCTTCTTGCTTTTTGGACATGACAAAATTACAAAGGCTTGTCTATCATCAAAAGTTGGCCCCCACTACATGACACTTTCCCATTTCTTTATTATGATTTGTCTTTTTCATTGGCACTTATCCTAAGATTATTCATGCAAAAACAGGCATAAAGTACTGTACAGAGAACTAAGCTACTTTGACTCAATCTTCCTGCTATAGATAATAATTACCATTTTATTTTAGATGAAACTATGTAAGTCAGGTTCTTACCACAATATTTAGAAGATGAGTCTAGAAAAAGGATTATATTTTACTTCTCTAATTATACACTTAACCaatacaagatacaagacaagACACATACTTATCAAATTAGACACATGAAACCTTATCACAATTATATGGACAAGATGAGTGATAAATTTTCAGCACTATCATTAGTATCTTTTTTTCCCCCTTTAAAGGTTTATGCTTCAAAACATGGAATAAAACTAGGttcaaaatatataaagtaTAATCAAGAAGCTTTCATATTTTCAATGAACCAGACACAATCAACCAAATACTCTGATAATGCAGCTATCTCAGGAACTAAGCAgcatgagaaaataaaaattgtacAATGACAGGTAAAAGCTTCAAAGAGATTCAACTAAGCAAGCAAATTGCATGTACAAAGATTGTAACAAGCTTCTATCTACCATCTTCCATACATGAGATAAAGTTTAAAATGCAACATTTTTAAAAAAGCTCTTTCTCCCCGAATTTTAAGATACAAGCATTATTGGACAGTCTATTATCCATGATTATCATTTGAACTAGAAGAAACTTCCATGATTATTGTTTTAACTGGAAGAACGGAACGGCCACAGAAATGATAGAGGATTTCTCCTTCCTTGGCTCTGATGGCTGCTCTCCCTGCTCCTGGAGCTGCTGTCGCTGTCACCACTACTGTTGGCGTTCCTTCCACCCCCACTCCGACTACCACGAGAACTAACATGTCCTTGAGGTGGAAGTTCAACACGGCAAACAGGACACGAGTTATGCTGAACCAACCAAGGAACAATACAATCAGTGTGGTAAATATGGTTACATGGCATCTCTCTGGCTTCAGATCCCAGTTCAAATTTCTCTTTACACACGGGACAGTGTGAATCTTGGCGAAGATGCGCACTCGTGATCTTAATAGTAGGCATTGCGTCAATTGAAGAACGTGCAGCTGGGGGTGGACCTCGCCGTTCATTCATGGTGAGTTGCTCAATAAGTTCTTCAAGTCCAGGGCCCATAAAGTAGTCACCGAAATCAACACCCCTCGGACCACCTCTTGGACTGCCGCCATTAGCCAAGGTGAATCCAGGAACTTGACCGTGAAATATCAAATAAGGACCAGAACTAACAACACCCCAACTCTGTTCAGGACCCGGGGCAGGACCAGACCTCCCTCTAACATCAAAATTGGGGTGCCTTCCAGCCATTCTCTGCCTCATGAAATTATCCACAGCATCTATAAAACCAAACCTTGGATCAGGACCCCTCCGCCccataaaagcatgcaaagcaTCGAAAAAATCAGGCATCTGATGGAACTCCCCCATCTGTGATGATGGAAAGGCATGTTGAGGCGCAAATCCTTGCAATTCATTAAGTTCTTGAACGAACCCTCCATCACAGTAGGGACAAACAACATCTCTCCCTCCGAGCACGATTGGCTGCCTGCATTCGTAACACCAGTGCGTTGCTCCACTTGACATTCTTTCTCTTTGACTAAAGCCTCCAATTCTGCACCGGATTTCACTTCCCTTCTGTACAAAATACAGAAACAACTAATAGATCAAAACTAATTATAAAATCGAAATGAATCAATAAGCAATACAACCTTGAGGATTCAATTGGCTTATTATAGTGTTGATATGTACATCCTCATCAATGGAAGCTTTCTTCAGACAGCAATGGGATtgaaaagaaaacagaaaactATGCAAGAAATAAATGAAAATGTAGCATTTTCcctttaaaaaataattctaaaaaatgCATGATTGAGTTGCACGCAGATAACAGCAGCATAATTCTGTTGCAAAAATAAACCTAGGATTGAAAATGAAAATACAAATCAAATACagtttgttgttgtttttgttgttatagaAGACAATTAAGGCTTTATTCAGCATATAAAAGCACATAAGAACACTAATTCCCAGTAAAGGGTAACTCAGGACTAAGAACAGAGAGCTGCTAGTGCAGAAATCACTTGAGTATCTCTTTTGGATCATATCATGATTTCTGAGGCACAAGAGcaagttgaaaaaaaaaaatgcaagtaACTAAATGCAAACCACTCTGTGATATTGAATGTATCCCTCAAACAATTGTCCAATTCAACAAttccaataaaaaatttcatgtGCAGTAAGACAAAAACTTGCTTCAATCCATCATCACAACAAAATTCAGTTCGGGAATCAGGTACGCAAGTCACACAAAAggggcaaaaaaaaaaagtaaaaatatctGCATATTGAAAAATAGGtcatttctaataaaattattttttttaaatccatCACCAAAGATAAACAAGGGAGTAACAAAATTCTTGCACAAATCAGAGTTTACTCTCACATAAACAGCAATTACGATTCAATAATAACATCAAATTCAGTAACAGTAGAGAGAAAGCATCACACACATACAGAGACCCAAAATCCAAAACTGAAAATTGAAGAGTAAGGAGAAAATCCCAGCTCAAATCAAACTGTTGTCATAATCAAAGcactaatttttaattcaattggGTTTCCAAGTAATCAATACACTTCAATTCCACGGAACCAAATCACTGACTGAAGGGGGAAAAAAAGGGTTCCCAAAAAGCAAAAAGTACGAAACTTTTGGAAGATAAGGCAGAATCAAAGCTTCAGGATTCGTCAGAGATAACTTACCAAAGGAAATTGAAGCTTAGAAGGCCAAATTTCTGAGCTTCGGAGAGAGAAAGTagagagagaaaataagaagacgaagaagaagacCCTTTTTTATGGTTTCTGGGGTCATCCACTGAGAAGGAAAAAGtcttcattttttacttttatttatttattcatttatttatttatttatttattagtaatCTGAACTTTTTTTTTCACCGCTTGAAGAAGAACTTTGATTCTTTCGTACAATAAAATACTATTTAAGTACATAATAAAtaagaacaaataaaaaataaattgatgatgGGATTTTCCTAGTAACTACTTCCCAAATGCAATAGAAATTATAATCTACCTaactttttctatttatatttgtatatatttattctttttttgaCATGTACCTAAACATATGGTTGCTTGCAATGAAATGAAAACGAAAATGAATTTTCTAATAAATTTAATGTAAATTTTGTTGTGATTATTACATTAAGGTGGAAAAAAACATCTAACAACTTTTTAATCTTAAATATTGTATGAACATTTTATGTAAGACAATAAAGTAGCATCCTAGTTAACTGAAAAATggtaacaagaataaaaaataagggaaagtatattttttgttattgaaatttggtaaaaattttaaaaataattttaaattttattttgttttaattttgttctaaaaattttttatttgtattaaatatatttttaaaagattcatttttaaaaaatttaagatcaatttaacaataatatataataattatgttTGATTTGTTTCTGTTAAAGGTTATTCTTataaaattattgttgaattggttctaaattttttaagaaattaaaagagtatatttgatataaattaaaaacttctgaaataaaattaaaataaattaaaatttaatggtatttttaaatttttttctaaactTCAGAAATAAACGGTATATTTTATCCTAaacattaataacaaaaatttagatttttttaaataaataaaataaatttaatatttctcAAGCGTAAATATTTCTAAATTTGTATGTAttgataaatattatatttaacaataattagttaattttaaaaagaaaacttACATTGAACTAAAAAGAAATACTTAACAATAATTATTTAGTTTACAAAAATTGTGGTCCTTTTAATTCATGAATTTATCAGAAATTGTATGAATGAATCTACCCCAACATAGGGGGTGGAACATTGAGGTATGAAGCCAACTTGTACCGAAATTGAAAAGGGAAAACCGTAAAAAGCAACGAGAAgtttgatgaatgatgatgtcCTGTAATTGAATCGTTTGTCCTATCTTTCACAATTCACAAATGAGTTTATGCCTCCTAAGTTGTAAGTAACattattgtattttattattatgcCACCTATtctctttttaaattaaaattatacaCTAGCATGTAACCTATGCTACTAGGTTtgcattatatattaaaattaaatatgaaaCGGACTTATTCAAGATTTAAGagttaaataaattatatatgtgTCAATGTGTTTAAACTAGCTATATATATGtgattatattatatatgtatgtgaGTCATTTTAGTTTGAccatattataataattatgatgattatgatattttaaaatatattattaaaataaaaataatattttttattattta
The Arachis stenosperma cultivar V10309 chromosome 7, arast.V10309.gnm1.PFL2, whole genome shotgun sequence genome window above contains:
- the LOC130941369 gene encoding probable E3 ubiquitin-protein ligase RHC1A; its protein translation is MSSGATHWCYECRQPIVLGGRDVVCPYCDGGFVQELNELQGFAPQHAFPSSQMGEFHQMPDFFDALHAFMGRRGPDPRFGFIDAVDNFMRQRMAGRHPNFDVRGRSGPAPGPEQSWGVVSSGPYLIFHGQVPGFTLANGGSPRGGPRGVDFGDYFMGPGLEELIEQLTMNERRGPPPAARSSIDAMPTIKITSAHLRQDSHCPVCKEKFELGSEAREMPCNHIYHTDCIVPWLVQHNSCPVCRVELPPQGHVSSRGSRSGGGRNANSSGDSDSSSRSRESSHQSQGRRNPLSFLWPFRSSS